In Centropristis striata isolate RG_2023a ecotype Rhode Island chromosome 5, C.striata_1.0, whole genome shotgun sequence, a single genomic region encodes these proteins:
- the LOC131971681 gene encoding chymotrypsin-like elastase family member 2A, producing the protein MKFVIFALFVAGAYGCGLPTYPPVVTRVVGGDDVRENSWPWQVSLQYKSGSNFYHTCGGTLISNQWVLTAAHCIGSRTYRVYLGKHNLKNNNEAGSIAISPSKIVVHEQWDSYRIRNDIALIKLSSPVMFTDSITAACLPNSGDILPHNAPCYVTGWGRLWTGGPIADILQQALLPVVGQSTCTRSDWWGSLVTSSMVCAGGDGQLASCNGDSGGPLNCQNPDGSWDVHGVVSFGSSMGCNYPKKPSVFTRVSAYIPWINNVMASN; encoded by the exons ATGAAGTTTGTGatctttgctttgtttgttgCTGGTG CCTACGGGTGTGGCCTGCCCACCTACCCTCCCGTCGTCACTAGGGTGGTTGGTGGAGATGATGTTCGTGAGAACAGCTGGCCCTGGCAG GTGTCTCTGCAGTACAAGAGTGGCAGCAACTTCTATCACACTTGCGGTGGCACCCTGATCTCCAACCAGTGGGTcctcactgctgctcactgcatcgg CAGTCGCACCTACAGAGTCTACCTGGGAAAGCACAATCTGAAGAACAACAATGAGGCCGGCTCCATTGCCATCAGCCCCTCCAAGATTGTCGTCCACGAGCAATGGGACTCTTACAGAATCCG TAACGACATCGCCCTGATCAAGCTGTCAAGTCCAGTCATGTTCACTGACTCCATCACGGCTGCCTGTCTTCCCAACTCTGGTGACATCCTGCCCCACAATGCTCCCTGCTACGTCACCGGCTGGGGTCGTCTCTGGA CTGGAGGTCCCATCGCCGACATCCTGCAGCAGGCCCTCCTCCCTGTGGTCGGCCAGTCCACCTGCACCAGGTCTGACTGGTGGGGCAGCCTGGTCACCAGCAGCATGGTCTGCGCTGGAGGAGACGGACAGCTGGCTAGCTGCAAC GGAGACTCTGGTGGTCCCCTGAACTGCCAGAACCCCGATGGCTCCTGGGACGTCCACGGTGTGGTGAGCTTTGGCTCCAGCATGGGCTGCAACTACCCAAAGAAGCCCTCTGTCTTCACAAGGGTCAGCGCCTACATCCCCTGGATCAACAAT GTGATGGCCAGTAACTAA
- the LOC131971680 gene encoding uncharacterized protein PF3D7_1120000-like isoform X2, which translates to MDNNQSGGIFSLKPLGSSWLPKSQPSEDLPDEEEIEEEIEEEIEECLSYFTDRGEEDSMKKVQEFSDHVEEDSMKEVHEFFDSVEEDSMKEVQKFSDNVEEDSMKEVHEFFDSVKEDSMKEVHEFFDSVKEDSMKEVHEFFDSVEEDSMKEVQKFSDNVEEDSMKEVHEFFDSVKEDSMKEVHEFFDSVKEDSMKEVQELSDNVEENYTEDSDFSDHVEEDKEDSDFSYHVEEDHKEDSDFSYHVEEDHKEDSDFSYHVEEDHKEDSDFSYHVEEDHKEDSDFSYHVEEDHKEDSEFSDNVEEDIIEKVQEFSENREEEDMEEVREYTECSEEDILEETQEQHYESNRSEISEISGLEEVLEDRGIKTALEEALKEEKEAKAQLKQEKKEKDALVEVLRKERDENNSLWTQVTELKRSRDQQDRRKEKLKARISKMTTELEEEKKKHQQSIEELKATVSNRTTELKEERKKHQQSKEELKATVSKMTTELEEEKKKHQQSIEELKATVSKVTIELEEEKKIHQRSKDVMKGTIIEMSTELKEDKKLIKKLKNDLAVSSYQQENKKECEKVNRAEIEAHKGRIVELQQESQGKDKEIQSLQLKVENLQSDIEEKVKQWASDLKEEQTKNCSLQRDYEAAVSLQQKEAGEPQHLTQEYQQLASENNRLKGELATALSKQRFDHNQQDQESCSRLKEAVKKEKARYSRAYRQIQTLEKELADKSLALERSLTAKKYLKSSLKHEKKHSGLMDLVKQVTVEPLALLNNQMREVSASKEHLLYDMQTLRMENAGIRAKFSVMEEEYESFRSKHRSLSERHAEMMSEKNDIISENQVTIAKLKCEVDILKGQLSESKTRQGKAEDTLEQDRARNSELQQRVDKLASALESKRDRCANLRGELKDALRKQGEALEEKQKLDRALQKAQDSYSRLEERQLAESSFQLRQTSESRVALLHLQREYTDLERRHSDVNAEYRELLKTHNTLQIQFVRLSYTQGNPLPEIIPARSTVKL; encoded by the exons ATGGACAACAACCAATCTGGAGGAATTTTCTCTCTGAAGCCCCTGGGCTCTTCATGGCTCCCAAAGAGTCAACCCTCTGAGGATTTGCCCGATGAAGAGGAGATTGAAGAGGAAATCGAGGAGGAAATTGAGGAGTGTCTCAGTTATTTTACtgacagaggggaggaagaCTCTATGAAGAAGGTCCAGGAGTTTTCTGACCATGTAGAAGAAGACTCTATGAAGGAGGTCCATGAGTTTTTTGACTCTGTAGAAGAAGACTCTATGAAGGAGGTCCAGAAGTTTTCTGACAATGTAGAAGAAGACTCTATGAAGGAGGTCCATGAGTTTTTTGACTCTGTAAAAGAAGACTCTATGAAGGAGGTCCATGAGTTTTTTGACTCTGTAAAAGAAGACTCTATGAAGGAGGTCCATGAGTTTTTTGACTCTGTAGAAGAAGACTCTATGAAGGAGGTCCAGAAGTTTTCTGACAATGTAGAAGAAGACTCTATGAAGGAGGTCCATGAGTTTTTTGACTCTGTAAAAGAAGACTCTATGAAGGAGGTCCATGAGTTTTTTGACTCTGTAAAAGAAGACTCTATGAAGGAG GTCCAGGAGTTATCTGACAATGTAGAAGAAAACTATACGGAGGACTCGGACTTTTCTGACCACGTAGAAGAAGACAAGGAGGACTCGGACTTTTCTTACCACGTAGAAGAAGACCATAAGGAGGACTCGGACTTTTCTTACCACGTAGAAGAAGACCATAAGGAGGACTCGGACTTTTCTTACCACGTAGAAGAAGACCATAAGGAGGACTCGGACTTTTCTTACCACGTAGAAGAAGACCATAAGGAGGACTCGGACTTTTCTTACCACGTAGAAGAAGACCATAAGGAGGACTCGGAGTTTTCTGACAATGTGGAGGAAGACATTATAGAAAAGGTCCAGGAGTTTTCTGAAAATAGGGAAGAAGAAGATATGGAGGAGGTCCGGGAGTACACAGAGTGTTCTGAGGAAGACATTTTGGAGGAGACTCAGGAGCAGCACTATGAGTCCAACAGGAGTGAAATCTCTGAGATATCTGGTCTTGAGGAAGTCCTCGAGGACAGAGGAATCAAAACTGCTCTTGAAGAGGCCttgaaggaggagaaagaagcgAAAGCTCAACTGAAGCAGGAGAAGAAGGAAAAAGATGCTCTTGTGGAGGTCCTGAGGAAGGAGCGAGATGAAAACAACAGCCTGTGGACACAAGTGACTGAGCTCAAAAGGTCAAGGGACCAGCAGGACCGGCGTAAAGAAAAGCTGAAAGCCAGAATCTCTAAAATGACGACTGAGCttgaagaggaaaagaaaaagcaccAGCAAAGCATAGAAGAGCTGAAAGCCACAGTCTCTAATAGGACTACTGAGCttaaagaggaaaggaaaaaacatcaacagagcAAAGAAGAGCTGAAAGCCACAGTCTCTAAAATGACTACTGAGCttgaagaggaaaagaaaaagcaccAGCAAAGCATAGAAGAGCTGAAAGCCACAGTCTCTAAAGTGACTATTGAGCTcgaagaggaaaagaaaattcATCAGCGGAGCAAAGACGTAATGAAAGGCACAATCATCGAAATGTCCACTGAGCTTAAAGAGGACAAAAAGCTCATCAAAAAGCTTAAGAATGACCTGGCGGTGTCCTCTTATCagcaggaaaataaaaaggagTGTGAAAAGGTCAATCGTGCTGAAATCGAGGCACATAAGGGCCGCATTgttgagctgcagcaggaaagtCAAGGAAAAGACAAGGAAATTCAATCCCTGCAATTGAAAGTAGAGAATCTTCAAAGTGACATTGAAGAGAAAGTCAAGCAGTGGGCCTCAGACCTGAAAGAGGAACAGACAAAAAACTGTTCACTCCAGAGGGACTATGAGGCTGCTGTCTCCCTCCAGCAAAAGGAGGCAGGAGAACCACAACATCTGACTCAGGAGTACCAACAACTCGCTTCTGAGAACAACAGGCTGAAAGGTGAACTTGCTACTGCTCTAAGTAAGCAGCGGTTTGATCACAATCAGCAAGACCAAGAATCTTGCAGCAGACTCAAGGAGGCTGTGAAGAAGGAGAAGGCCCGGTACTCGAGAGCATATAGACAGATCCAGACCCTTGAGAAAGAGCTCGCTGACAAGTCTCTGGCTTTAGAAAGGAGCCTGACtgcaaaaaaatacttaaagtcATCTCTCAAACATGAGAAGAAGCACTCTGGGCTGATGGATTTAGTAAAACAGGTCACAGTTGAACCTTTAGCGCTCCTCAACAACCAGATGAGGGAAGTATCTGCCTCCAAAGAGCATCTGCTGTATGACATGCAGACATTAAGAATGGAGAATGCTGGCATCAGAGCCAAGTTCAGTGTTATGGAGGAGGAATACGAAAGTTTTCGATCCAAACACAGGTCTCTCTCTGAGCGCCATGCAGAGATGATGTCAGAGAAAAATGATATCATCTCAGAGAATCAGGTCACCATCGCTAAGCTCAAGTGCGAGGTAGACATTTTGAAAGGTCAGCTTTCAGAGAGCAAGACCAGACAGGGGAAGGCTGAGGACACTTTAGAACAGGACAGGGCGAGAAACTCCGAGCTGCAGCAGAGAGTGGATAAGCTTGCCTCTGCTCTGGAAAGCAAAAGGGACAGGTGTGCGAACCTGCGAGGGGAGCTTAAGGACGCTTTGAGAAAGCAGGGTGAAGCgctggaggagaaacagaagTTGGACAGGGCTCTGCAGAAAGCTCAGGACAGCTACTCCAGGCTTGAGGAACGACAGCTGGCAGAGTCAAGCTTTCAGCTCAGACAGACCAGTGAGAGCAGAGTGGCTCTGCTTCACCTGCAGCGGGAGTACACAGATCTGGAGAGGAGGCACAGCGACGTTAACGCTGAATATCGTGAGCTGCTTAAAACTCACAACACCCTCCAAATCCAATTTGTGAGACTCAGCTACACACAAGGAAACCCCCTGCCAGAAATCATCCCAGCTCGTTCCACAGTAAAACTGTGA
- the LOC131971609 gene encoding chymotrypsin-C-like — MKLVVFALFVAGAYGCGLPTFPPVVSRVVGGVDVRPHSWPWQISLQYNREGEWRHTCGGTLISDQWVLTAAHCISNGREYRVAMGKHNLVEPNEDGVVLMGTANIVVHEKWNPLFIRNDIALIKLEAPVTFSDSVMAACLPAAGFILPHNEPCYVTGWGRIYTGGPIADILQQALLPVVDHATCTKPDWWGFQVKDTMVCAGGDGVVSGCNGDSGGPLNCLNADGAWEVHGIVSFGSGLSCNYPKKPTVFTQVSSYMDWISSKMVAY, encoded by the exons ATGAAGTTGGTGGTTTTTGCTCTCTTTGTTGCTGGTG CCTACGGGTGCGGCCTGCCCACCTTCCCCCCTGTGGTGAGCAGGGTGGTTGGAGGAGTGGATGTCAGGCCTCACAGCTGGCCCTGGCAG ATTTCCCTGCAGTACAACAGAGAGGGTGAgtggagacacacctgtggaggAACTCTGATCTCTGACCAGTGGGTCCTCACCGCCGCTCACTGTATCAG CAATGGCAGGGAGTACAGAGTAGCCATGGGGAAGCACAACCTGGTGGAGCCAAACGAGGATGGTGTTGTGCTCATGGGCACGGCTAACATTGTTGTTCACGAGAAGTGGAACCCCTTGTTCATCCG TAACGACATCGCCCTGATCAAGCTGGAGGCCCCCGTCACCTTCAGCGACAGCGTCATGGCTGCCTGCCTCCCTGCTGCCGGCTTCATCCTGCCCCATAACGAGCCCTGCTACGTCACTGGGTGGGGCCGCATCTACA CCGGAGGTCCCATCGCTGACATCCTGCAGCAGGCCCTCCTGCCTGTGGTGGACCATGCCACCTGCACCAAGCCTGACTGGTGGGGTTTCCAGGTGAAGGATACCATGGTCTGTGCCGGAGGAGATGGAGTTGTGTCTGGTTGCAAC GGCGACTCTGGCGGCCCTCTGAACTGTCTGAATGCTGATGGTGCTTGGGAGGTTCACGGCATCGTCAGCTTTGGCTCCGGACTCAGCTGCAACTACCCCAAGAAGCCCACTGTCTTCACCCAAGTCAGCTCCTACATGGACTGGATCAGCTCC
- the LOC131971680 gene encoding uncharacterized protein PF3D7_1120000-like isoform X1: MDNNQSGGIFSLKPLGSSWLPKSQPSEDLPDEEEIEEEIEEEIEECLSYFTDRGEEDSMKKVQEFSDHVEEDSMKEVHEFFDSVEEDSMKEVQKFSDNVEEDSMKEVHEFFDSVKEDSMKEVHEFFDSVKEDSMKEVHEFFDSVEEDSMKEVQKFSDNVEEDSMKEVHEFFDSVKEDSMKEVHEFFDSVKEDSMKEVQEFSDNVEEDSMKEVHEFFDSVKEDSMKEVQELSDNVEENYTEDSDFSDHVEEDKEDSDFSYHVEEDHKEDSDFSYHVEEDHKEDSDFSYHVEEDHKEDSDFSYHVEEDHKEDSDFSYHVEEDHKEDSEFSDNVEEDIIEKVQEFSENREEEDMEEVREYTECSEEDILEETQEQHYESNRSEISEISGLEEVLEDRGIKTALEEALKEEKEAKAQLKQEKKEKDALVEVLRKERDENNSLWTQVTELKRSRDQQDRRKEKLKARISKMTTELEEEKKKHQQSIEELKATVSNRTTELKEERKKHQQSKEELKATVSKMTTELEEEKKKHQQSIEELKATVSKVTIELEEEKKIHQRSKDVMKGTIIEMSTELKEDKKLIKKLKNDLAVSSYQQENKKECEKVNRAEIEAHKGRIVELQQESQGKDKEIQSLQLKVENLQSDIEEKVKQWASDLKEEQTKNCSLQRDYEAAVSLQQKEAGEPQHLTQEYQQLASENNRLKGELATALSKQRFDHNQQDQESCSRLKEAVKKEKARYSRAYRQIQTLEKELADKSLALERSLTAKKYLKSSLKHEKKHSGLMDLVKQVTVEPLALLNNQMREVSASKEHLLYDMQTLRMENAGIRAKFSVMEEEYESFRSKHRSLSERHAEMMSEKNDIISENQVTIAKLKCEVDILKGQLSESKTRQGKAEDTLEQDRARNSELQQRVDKLASALESKRDRCANLRGELKDALRKQGEALEEKQKLDRALQKAQDSYSRLEERQLAESSFQLRQTSESRVALLHLQREYTDLERRHSDVNAEYRELLKTHNTLQIQFVRLSYTQGNPLPEIIPARSTVKL; this comes from the coding sequence ATGGACAACAACCAATCTGGAGGAATTTTCTCTCTGAAGCCCCTGGGCTCTTCATGGCTCCCAAAGAGTCAACCCTCTGAGGATTTGCCCGATGAAGAGGAGATTGAAGAGGAAATCGAGGAGGAAATTGAGGAGTGTCTCAGTTATTTTACtgacagaggggaggaagaCTCTATGAAGAAGGTCCAGGAGTTTTCTGACCATGTAGAAGAAGACTCTATGAAGGAGGTCCATGAGTTTTTTGACTCTGTAGAAGAAGACTCTATGAAGGAGGTCCAGAAGTTTTCTGACAATGTAGAAGAAGACTCTATGAAGGAGGTCCATGAGTTTTTTGACTCTGTAAAAGAAGACTCTATGAAGGAGGTCCATGAGTTTTTTGACTCTGTAAAAGAAGACTCTATGAAGGAGGTCCATGAGTTTTTTGACTCTGTAGAAGAAGACTCTATGAAGGAGGTCCAGAAGTTTTCTGACAATGTAGAAGAAGACTCTATGAAGGAGGTCCATGAGTTTTTTGACTCTGTAAAAGAAGACTCTATGAAGGAGGTCCATGAGTTTTTTGACTCTGTAAAAGAAGACTCTATGAAGGAGGTCCAGGAGTTTTCTGACAATGTAGAAGAAGACTCTATGAAGGAGGTCCATGAGTTTTTTGACTCTGTAAAAGAAGACTCTATGAAGGAGGTCCAGGAGTTATCTGACAATGTAGAAGAAAACTATACGGAGGACTCGGACTTTTCTGACCACGTAGAAGAAGACAAGGAGGACTCGGACTTTTCTTACCACGTAGAAGAAGACCATAAGGAGGACTCGGACTTTTCTTACCACGTAGAAGAAGACCATAAGGAGGACTCGGACTTTTCTTACCACGTAGAAGAAGACCATAAGGAGGACTCGGACTTTTCTTACCACGTAGAAGAAGACCATAAGGAGGACTCGGACTTTTCTTACCACGTAGAAGAAGACCATAAGGAGGACTCGGAGTTTTCTGACAATGTGGAGGAAGACATTATAGAAAAGGTCCAGGAGTTTTCTGAAAATAGGGAAGAAGAAGATATGGAGGAGGTCCGGGAGTACACAGAGTGTTCTGAGGAAGACATTTTGGAGGAGACTCAGGAGCAGCACTATGAGTCCAACAGGAGTGAAATCTCTGAGATATCTGGTCTTGAGGAAGTCCTCGAGGACAGAGGAATCAAAACTGCTCTTGAAGAGGCCttgaaggaggagaaagaagcgAAAGCTCAACTGAAGCAGGAGAAGAAGGAAAAAGATGCTCTTGTGGAGGTCCTGAGGAAGGAGCGAGATGAAAACAACAGCCTGTGGACACAAGTGACTGAGCTCAAAAGGTCAAGGGACCAGCAGGACCGGCGTAAAGAAAAGCTGAAAGCCAGAATCTCTAAAATGACGACTGAGCttgaagaggaaaagaaaaagcaccAGCAAAGCATAGAAGAGCTGAAAGCCACAGTCTCTAATAGGACTACTGAGCttaaagaggaaaggaaaaaacatcaacagagcAAAGAAGAGCTGAAAGCCACAGTCTCTAAAATGACTACTGAGCttgaagaggaaaagaaaaagcaccAGCAAAGCATAGAAGAGCTGAAAGCCACAGTCTCTAAAGTGACTATTGAGCTcgaagaggaaaagaaaattcATCAGCGGAGCAAAGACGTAATGAAAGGCACAATCATCGAAATGTCCACTGAGCTTAAAGAGGACAAAAAGCTCATCAAAAAGCTTAAGAATGACCTGGCGGTGTCCTCTTATCagcaggaaaataaaaaggagTGTGAAAAGGTCAATCGTGCTGAAATCGAGGCACATAAGGGCCGCATTgttgagctgcagcaggaaagtCAAGGAAAAGACAAGGAAATTCAATCCCTGCAATTGAAAGTAGAGAATCTTCAAAGTGACATTGAAGAGAAAGTCAAGCAGTGGGCCTCAGACCTGAAAGAGGAACAGACAAAAAACTGTTCACTCCAGAGGGACTATGAGGCTGCTGTCTCCCTCCAGCAAAAGGAGGCAGGAGAACCACAACATCTGACTCAGGAGTACCAACAACTCGCTTCTGAGAACAACAGGCTGAAAGGTGAACTTGCTACTGCTCTAAGTAAGCAGCGGTTTGATCACAATCAGCAAGACCAAGAATCTTGCAGCAGACTCAAGGAGGCTGTGAAGAAGGAGAAGGCCCGGTACTCGAGAGCATATAGACAGATCCAGACCCTTGAGAAAGAGCTCGCTGACAAGTCTCTGGCTTTAGAAAGGAGCCTGACtgcaaaaaaatacttaaagtcATCTCTCAAACATGAGAAGAAGCACTCTGGGCTGATGGATTTAGTAAAACAGGTCACAGTTGAACCTTTAGCGCTCCTCAACAACCAGATGAGGGAAGTATCTGCCTCCAAAGAGCATCTGCTGTATGACATGCAGACATTAAGAATGGAGAATGCTGGCATCAGAGCCAAGTTCAGTGTTATGGAGGAGGAATACGAAAGTTTTCGATCCAAACACAGGTCTCTCTCTGAGCGCCATGCAGAGATGATGTCAGAGAAAAATGATATCATCTCAGAGAATCAGGTCACCATCGCTAAGCTCAAGTGCGAGGTAGACATTTTGAAAGGTCAGCTTTCAGAGAGCAAGACCAGACAGGGGAAGGCTGAGGACACTTTAGAACAGGACAGGGCGAGAAACTCCGAGCTGCAGCAGAGAGTGGATAAGCTTGCCTCTGCTCTGGAAAGCAAAAGGGACAGGTGTGCGAACCTGCGAGGGGAGCTTAAGGACGCTTTGAGAAAGCAGGGTGAAGCgctggaggagaaacagaagTTGGACAGGGCTCTGCAGAAAGCTCAGGACAGCTACTCCAGGCTTGAGGAACGACAGCTGGCAGAGTCAAGCTTTCAGCTCAGACAGACCAGTGAGAGCAGAGTGGCTCTGCTTCACCTGCAGCGGGAGTACACAGATCTGGAGAGGAGGCACAGCGACGTTAACGCTGAATATCGTGAGCTGCTTAAAACTCACAACACCCTCCAAATCCAATTTGTGAGACTCAGCTACACACAAGGAAACCCCCTGCCAGAAATCATCCCAGCTCGTTCCACAGTAAAACTGTGA